Within Apium graveolens cultivar Ventura unplaced genomic scaffold, ASM990537v1 ctg3108, whole genome shotgun sequence, the genomic segment aacttggcttgtcgatgtctccaaatttttgcatgcgaaaatgacttttcgatatctctgagatctccataagcattttgacttatcgatatctctgagatctctgatgagaaaattaacttgtcgatatctctaaatTTTCGTATCTTCATTttcacttgtcgatatctctaagttttctgatgcagaaatgacttgtcgatatctcagagatctctatatacattttgacttgaaaatatctctgagatctctaatgataatttgacttgtcgatatctcaaatcttcatgtcttcatttggcttgtcaatatctctgagacttctctataagctgttttggacttctccataagtcattctagagttctcgaatgacttctctatatgacttgttctgtgacttgtagatatattgacttagaacatttttcctaaaacagaattattcaactccaagcttcttaacaatttctccgaggcatgatcttcttgatctttttccagagtttattcttaggcttgggactgtttacagaaaaatactccagtctaatctttgacatttttacagactcaagtaatacagtacaaaatacaattttagattatcatacaactaattcttaggggtgtcaatttgacttagtcttgatatgatacaagcatgtcttgcacaacaatctcccccaagttgtgagaagattgtttatcacaaattcatgcctggtaacaagactaaccccaagttacaatgaactaattattattacataaaaaatttgatagaattacaacttttatacattgagTGATTATATGAGTTTGATAAGTACATTCATTACATGAAGTCCTCATAGCCTGGCTCTTTTCTAATAAGGTCTTTAAGATTTACTAGAACTTGTAGTTCTTCTATGatttcagtccctcttagagcttccataagcttgagccactcatctaatgaataaccattTAGGTAACCAGctctaaatcttgagaatcttCCAACCTTTATATTCAGAAATGTTTATCCTTAGAAAGTCTGCTCAACCCCTTTTCCTTGAGCTCATTTAATCTTTGTTCAAGTCTTGCAAGTTCTTATGCATACTTtctatctttttcttccttttcagtcTTTACTTTTGCATTTCTTTCATCACTTTCTCTCACCCATACACATAATACAGCCTTCCAAGCCCTTATAATAGTGTCCTTATacttcatcaagctaatcactCTTTTGAAAATCTGATTTATCTAGCCCCTGAGTCGTGATAAATTACTCTGGCTCATAATGCAAATAGTTAGGTCACTAAAACATCAAGAGGCGAATCTCTTCAAGGTGAACACACTACTGTATCTCTTCTTCAGCTCAATATAGACAAAAGTATGCCCCAAAGTATACTTTACTCCAAGGACTCTTAATTTTGACAGCGACGGACAAATAGTTGCAAGTACATGAAACTCAAGGCAATTTTGATGAGTTGTGGATTTAGTGATAGTGGAAATTAAAGAAGAGCTAAGAAACCCTCACCCTGTGTATGGTAAGGACCTGTGCTTAAGAAAAATATAACGAGTATTAAAAGTCAAGCTCCTAAGCATTGAATATTTTCCGGCAGCTGAATGATGGTACAACACTGTTAGTCATAATGATAATAGTCAAACATATGTTCAAGCTAGATTAAAGCGAAAATAAAGAACAAATATAATTAACATCAAGTATGATGATATAGTTTTAGATTAGTTTTGTACTCCAGCTTCAAGGTCCTGAAGCTCCTctatcagaatttccagaataAAAAATCAAGATAACCACACCAAAGAATCAATACAAAGGCTTAACTATAGAAGCCATTGCTGATCTGCAATTCACAGACTTCAGGTTACTTTGTGGTGATCCAATAGTGAAGACCTTGTTCCAAACCCCAAATTTCTCATGCAAAATATATACTTCCATTGACGTTTTTGGAGACTCTGATCTATACAACATGATAGCAAGACAATCCTTGAAACTGGCAAAATTATAATTCTGTATGATTAGCACAACGGCACAAAAAGTTGATTCACTAGTTATCCCAAATTCAACTAAGCAAGCCGAGGAGAACTTCCTCGGAGGAATTAAAAAATTAGACAGAGAATCATTAGTCTGTTCAAACCTGTTTAGTAGAAAAAAATCTGTTCAAACTTAATACTTCGAAGCCCTTAACCTTCTTTTCAAGTTTAAAGCataaaaaatcttttaaaatcagGTGCATAATCAGCAGAATTCCCTACACAAATTAACACATTCCAACATCAGCTCTTTACACAAGTTAACATCTTCCAAATTTAGCTCTTTCCGCTTTGAATACTCCTAAGCTTCAAAACAAGGGTTGCTTAACTCGTCCAGTAAAGAGGAAACTCTCATGCTGAACCAAAACCTCTCAAGGTGCAAAGAGAAATAGAAGGATTCGGAGATCTGAGTGTATGACAAATTAACACGTCCCTCTGCTGAGCAAACAGCTCAAGATTAATACATCTAGGCCTCAGGGGTAGTTTATACAGGACCTTACAATGTTCTTGTTCGGAGGAATGTCCATATGACTCACATGGCATTGCCTTGATATTGATTCAAGCATCATTGATGAAGCTACTTAGGAAGTTAAAGAGAATGAACTCCAACTTAATTTCTGGACTTCCAGTCAGACCTTTGAAGGGATTGCTCAATCTTCATGGGAACTGAATTTTAGAAACAGAAGTACAAGTGTACATCTGTAATTATCTATTCCTTGAGTCACGATAAGGAACTCTGCTTCATATATAAATACAGCCTTTTCAGTTAGATGAAAGAAATGTGCTGCTTTAGGGATTCTTGTGTCAAATTAAGAAAAAAACCTTCATCTTAGAAATTTCCGACTTAAACATATAATTGTGGTACTGTTTGAGATGGATGGATGATACACAATTCAAATAGTTATGAAGGTGAACAAACTACTGTACCTCCCCTTGAGCTTAATATAGACAAAGGACTTCTCCAGGAAAACGGTTAACAAGTACATGAAACTAAATGCAATTTTGATGAGTTGTGGATTTCGTGATAGCTTGTGATGTGATATTATAAATTAAAGACGGGCTAAGAAACCCTATGCCTGATGAGGACTTGTGCTTAAGATATAAATAACAAGTATTTGCAGTCAAGCTTCTAAGCATTAAATAGTTTCTAGCAGCTAAATGATGGTGCAACATTGCCTATCATACGTATCTACAAACCACTACATAAAAATGAAATCGGTCAGTTCCAAGCTTTAGGTATGTGCAATTGGGACTAATCTCAGGAATTAAGAAGAGAAATTAGCACATAATGACTTTTGATTTGATTTCAACTAGGCAAAATAGAGAAGAAACAATTAATAATACTGAGTAAGCATATAAAGCTAAACTGTAAATACGTTGCAGGTTGTAGCTTAATTTGGTTCCTTTGCTGTGTTAGAGAGGATAAGTTAAGGATACATCTCATCCTTCATGTATTCTTTGTCCAAAAGATACAATGGAATTTTAAAATTCAAGTGCAACAAACAACTCAAGTTTAATACATCCCCGGATCCAGGTCTCAGAGATAATTATTAGAGGACCTTCCAATGTCCTTGTTCTGAGAAATGTCTATATGAATTACACGGCAGTTCCTCGGTATCCGATTAATAAATCGTTGATAACGCTACTTTGAAAGATAAAGAGCATGCACTCCTTCAACTCAATTTCAGGACTTCCAGTTGGACTAATGAAGGGATTGCTCAATTTTTTTGGGAACTATAAGCGCGAATTTTACATAACTTGCATCTTCATTCAGAGATCTAGCTATAGGGAAGATGGGACTACTAAGAATTACATGTGATCATTCACTGGTAGCACACAACACCAAAAGATTTGTCGATTTTTTTATCAAATATGCAGTGTGTCGACATCGGTATATAATATTTGATAAGTACTTTATAAGAATTACACATAGTGAAATGTAGGACTTTTTatatcaaattttaaaaatattaccTGGTCCTAACAAGCTTAACTTGCCATTATTGATAAGCATCTCTTGCAAGGTTTATTAATAGTTTCAAAATAATCATATCAACCATAGAATTTGTAAAGCTTTCATATACTTTAAAAACTTTACTCGAGAAAAGTATGagttcaaataaataattactgAATCGTGCAAAATACAAAGATCATAAAAATAAGAAGTGTGGTTGATGTTACACTTGATTACGGTTATAAAGCTACGTCATAACAATTTTAATCACATGTAGTCAAGCCAAGCAATAATAGTCATAATAAAAGAACATATATAATTAACACCATGTATGATAATATAATTTCATTAAAGTTCATTACTAAAGTCCTGTTTTAAAGGTCTTTTACAGAATTGATATACGCAAAATCAAGATAATCATTCCCAAGAATCAAGGCAAAAGCTTAACCATAGAATCCCTGCTCATAATAATTCATGAACTACACAAATAAAGAGCATACCTCTTAATTAGGTAAAAGTTTCACAAATAGTCCATTCTTCATTCTTCAAGATGGTCTTGCATTGCACCCGCTTCATTAATTAACCTTGATGTTAAACCACGACTTCTTCAATGGTTCTACTTTGCACCCGCTTCATTCCTTCAAGGAAAACGAAACTAGCTGTATAACTGAAACACTCTAATACCTTACACTGATTACTACTACCCAGAAAACCCTTAACTTCATCACTTTGGAGATCATAGCAGAAAACTTTGTCTATAACTTGTATTACAATTTCATCACCAAACTTAAAACCTTGTAACAATGACCCAATATTCAGGTTACTTTGTGGTGATCCAATAGTGAAGACCTTGTTCCAAACCCCAGATTTCTCATGCAAAATATATATCTCAACTGCTGTTTTGGGAGACTCTGATTTATACACCATGATAGCAAGACAATCCATGAAATTGGCAAAATTATAATTCTGTCCGCGAACTAGGGCATAGTCAATTTCCGGTAACGACCTAAACTTTTGAGTTTGAACCTCAAACTTTACAATAGCGGTGTATTTACGCCTCATTTTAGGCAAAAATCTAGAATAGCACCAGTATGGGCATTCGTTCACGATGGTAGTGGGTGTCACCTCCTCTACTCCAAATGCAGATTCAAATACACGTGAAGGAAACACAAATTTTGGAACAACTAGTTTAGTCCAGGAATTCGAATTAGAAGAGTAAACAACACCTTGCCTAAAACTTGAAAATATATAGCAAACAATCACCTGATAATCGTTTTCCACGCTATCCCAACAAAATCCAATTAGGTATCTATAATCGCACATATGGAGATTATCAACATTCGGGACATACTCCCGTGGAATAGTGAATGCTCTATATCTACCAATTATTGGATTCCATAAAAAAAATTCATTGTGATGGACTAGACAAACTAACCCATTAATGGAACCAACCAATCTTGAGTTGCAGAGAGCATGGACTTTGGGCCTAGGAGGGTGAATCATAGTTTCTTTATAACGAGAGAGAAGACTGAAACCGAAAGATTTGCGAGCTACAAGACAATCTCGGTAAACAGAATTTTTATTGAGAGTGCTTCTAAAATGAGCTTGTACAAAATCAGGTGTGAAAAAGAGAGATTCCCATGACTTACAAATACATCGCACCCTGAGTAAATCTTCCACCGGCAATCTCACAAGTATCTCCTCATTCATTATCTCTTCCGGAAGCTCCGTTGTTCTTCTAACATTTGTGCAGCTTCCCAGATTCATCAATTTGGCTTTCTTTTTCAATGGTTCTGTTGTATCATAGCCGCCGATTAAAAAGGATTCCGTGATTTCAGAATAAATAATAATCAATTGAGATCGATCTCTTTgcaaaagttatatatatataggacACAAACCTAGTTGTTATCTGAAGATGAAAAGGATGTTTGGTTCTACGTTGGATTGGATTGTCTGAAATCATATCATTTCCAATTCGATTCAAGTTAGTATTCAACAAATTTAGTAATTAATCAAAAAACAAATAGGAAAATATATACACTGTTAATTTTGAAAGTATAGTTATTTCCTAAAATATCAAATaagttaaaaaaaaattatttaaataaatgtaaataaataatctataaatataatcatattatttcataaatttagattagattaatatttaaaaatatttttttaaattaaagttaataaaaatataaaaaatcaaaataaattaagaaaaagtacgtcgttaaTAACATTCAACTTATCTACTTATAAGTTAAAAATCCGAATTATAAGTTCACTGcacaaacactcgtcgataaatATTTACGGGTTTAAATGACTTATAAAATGTGGTCAAAAATGCCCTAAATCATCCACAATTCTCACGAGTATCTTCTCTTTAATTATATCTTCTCTTAAAGGATTCCATGATTCAGAATAATTTCAGATCAGATCTccttcatatatatataacaaatcCTAACTCAAACCAGTTGCTTGGTATGTCAGGTAACCAAAATGAATAACTTTACAtacaattatttttaatttacATTTATTGGTATTATTTAACAAATAGGATATATTAAATTAAAGAGATATGAAAaacatattaaaaaatatattttttaaatgtaACGTCCTTCTGGTTTTGttaattttttcataaatatGTAAGCATGATACCTCaacaatattttatattatttttttttcataaataTGTAAGCATATACTCTAAACAAGATTCTtatattttgtttattttttatcatttatattattgattatcgataaattattttattataattttttacaAAGGTGGATGTTGTCTTTATTTAATCGCAATTGCATACGTGTGAACACTGCAATCATAATTCCCACGTGCatgtatatttatttatttataacttTTAATATTTTGGTTATTCGAGCAATTTTAGAGGGGTGTATTCAATCAAAATTTTTAAAggatttttttgaatttttaaatgttagatatatttgataatgtcatggctaatatattttatgtttagatttcagatcttatttgaacagaacaaatcagtacttaactgatcagtacttatactggaagtcagaacttaaggtactggaagtcagaacttaagggatatcagtacttatgttatcaggagatatatatcagaacttaagtgctgaaggacgatcagataaggacagtagctgattaaagttaagaagatcaagataaacataagaagagatatgcatgaagaaggaattccgtgaagaatggaatacttggaatagaagatatctgattgatatattttaggaagcagaattatattccatatcaattagcgaatatcttgtaactgtgtagtatataaacacagaaatagagtttacactagaggtgttatcattatcgagaatattatttattataactctagaagctctcgtgatattttgttcatcactgagagataacagttccagattgtaacagagtttatt encodes:
- the LOC141700937 gene encoding putative F-box protein At3g16210 isoform X3; protein product: MNLGSCTNVRRTTELPEEIMNEEILVRLPVEDLLRVRCICKSWESLFFTPDFVQAHFRSTLNKNSVYRDCLVARKSFGFSLLSRYKETMIHPPRPKVHALCNSRLVGSINGYLIGFCWDSVENDYQVIVCYIFSSFRQGVVYSSNSNSWTKLVVPKFVFPSRVFESAFGVEEVTPTTIVNECPYWCYSRFLPKMRRKYTAIVKFEVQTQKFRSLPEIDYALVRGQNYNFANFMDCLAIMVYKSESPKTAVEIYILHEKSGVWNKVFTIGSPQSNLNIGSLLQGFKFGDEIVIQVIDKVFCYDLQSDEVKGFLGSSNQCKVLECFSYTASFVFLEGMKRVQSRTIEEVVV
- the LOC141700937 gene encoding uncharacterized protein LOC141700937 isoform X4, which produces MNLGSCTNVRRTTELPEEIMNEEILVRLPVEDLLRVRCISRKSFGFSLLSRYKETMIHPPRPKVHALCNSRLVGSINGYLIGFCWDSVENDYQVIVCYIFSSFRQGVVYSSNSNSWTKLVVPKFVFPSRVFESAFGVEEVTPTTIVNECPYWCYSRFLPKMRRKYTAIVKFEVQTQKFRSLPEIDYALVRGQNYNFANFMDCLAIMVYKSESPKTAVEIYILHEKSGVWNKVFTIGSPQSNLNIGSLLQGFKFGDEIVIQVIDKVFCYDLQSDEVKGFLGSSNQCKVLECFSYTASFVFLEGMKRVQSRTIEEVVV
- the LOC141700937 gene encoding putative F-box protein At1g33530 isoform X1, with protein sequence MNLGSCTNVRRTTELPEEIMNEEILVRLPVEDLLRVRCICKSWESLFFTPDFVQAHFRSTLNKNSVYRDCLVARKSFGFSLLSRYKETMIHPPRPKVHALCNSRLVGSINGLVCLVHHNEFFLWNPIIGRYRAFTIPREYVPNVDNLHMCDYRYLIGFCWDSVENDYQVIVCYIFSSFRQGVVYSSNSNSWTKLVVPKFVFPSRVFESAFGVEEVTPTTIVNECPYWCYSRFLPKMRRKYTAIVKFEVQTQKFRSLPEIDYALVRGQNYNFANFMDCLAIMVYKSESPKTAVEIYILHEKSGVWNKVFTIGSPQSNLNIGSLLQGFKFGDEIVIQVIDKVFCYDLQSDEVKGFLGSSNQCKVLECFSYTASFVFLEGMKRVQSRTIEEVVV
- the LOC141700937 gene encoding putative F-box protein At1g33530 isoform X2, yielding MNLGSCTNVRRTTELPEEIMNEEILVRLPVEDLLRVRCISRKSFGFSLLSRYKETMIHPPRPKVHALCNSRLVGSINGLVCLVHHNEFFLWNPIIGRYRAFTIPREYVPNVDNLHMCDYRYLIGFCWDSVENDYQVIVCYIFSSFRQGVVYSSNSNSWTKLVVPKFVFPSRVFESAFGVEEVTPTTIVNECPYWCYSRFLPKMRRKYTAIVKFEVQTQKFRSLPEIDYALVRGQNYNFANFMDCLAIMVYKSESPKTAVEIYILHEKSGVWNKVFTIGSPQSNLNIGSLLQGFKFGDEIVIQVIDKVFCYDLQSDEVKGFLGSSNQCKVLECFSYTASFVFLEGMKRVQSRTIEEVVV